In the genome of Halapricum salinum, one region contains:
- a CDS encoding SDR family oxidoreductase, with product MSVTFDFSDDVAVVTGAGGALGSAVAAAFADAGATVATVDIVEPDSEDFLLDPDREAVEVYQGDFTDEREVERVFGDIVEDHGGIDHLANVAGTWRGGTPIDETEAATFEFLMNVNLKTMFLASKHAIPHLRERDGAIVSVSARSSLEGGEGDGIYRASKAGVRILTETIAEENPGEVRANAVMPSVIDTPMNREMMPDADHEQWVKPSEIAEVVLFLCSDAAGVTSGAAVPVYGEA from the coding sequence ATGAGTGTGACCTTCGATTTCAGCGACGACGTGGCGGTCGTGACGGGGGCCGGCGGAGCACTCGGAAGCGCCGTCGCCGCGGCCTTCGCCGACGCGGGCGCGACCGTCGCCACCGTCGACATCGTCGAGCCAGATAGCGAGGACTTCCTGCTCGATCCCGACCGCGAGGCGGTCGAGGTCTACCAGGGTGATTTCACCGACGAGCGTGAGGTCGAACGCGTCTTTGGGGATATCGTCGAAGACCACGGCGGGATCGACCACCTGGCGAACGTCGCCGGGACCTGGCGCGGCGGGACGCCCATCGACGAGACCGAGGCAGCGACCTTCGAGTTCCTGATGAACGTCAATCTCAAGACGATGTTCCTCGCCTCGAAACACGCGATTCCACATCTTCGCGAGCGCGACGGGGCGATCGTCAGCGTCTCGGCTCGCTCCTCGCTGGAAGGCGGCGAGGGCGACGGGATTTACCGCGCTTCGAAAGCCGGTGTGCGAATCCTCACGGAGACGATCGCCGAGGAGAATCCCGGTGAGGTGCGGGCGAACGCGGTCATGCCGAGCGTGATCGACACGCCGATGAACCGCGAGATGATGCCCGACGCCGACCACGAGCAGTGGGTGAAGCCGTCCGAGATCGCCGAGGTCGTCCTCTTTCTCTGCAGCGACGCCGCGGGCGTCACCAGTGGCGCGGCTGTCCCGGTCTACGGCGAGGCCTGA